From the Corticium candelabrum chromosome 2, ooCorCand1.1, whole genome shotgun sequence genome, one window contains:
- the LOC134176557 gene encoding uncharacterized protein LOC134176557 — protein sequence MPRTEMHPCHKRHRDVTDEEQDYAELIANVQRHTKCSTAYCLRRDKRKRTSALAGDNDHGSENELQCRFKFPKVLSSKTHFELQDKQPELVTRRNDSRINGHNRAQLTGWWANVDMQVCVNAEMVSKYMTKYASKSEGMSEPLEKTFEVIIEDLKDDDHPKKAVQKLMTRSVVEHDYSAQETCHHLTGEKLVVCSRTILRVNVDGQREVDVPQDKQATISIAMDHYVNRPKSNEFENLCFDDFVTQYDFKRTGRLVKRNKKAVIRYVPEVKAALPNDLEKSETYCSRQLVKYKPFRCPEEPTADFGGSAVASWEEWQGYCSDDLTRRICFAQDVERATDRDEVEIDRDNLAPCDVDENGTCNNRWHAVEDWMVLCQLDADFSESQENEQGSDSNTDWTASAVNFPDAQEAITFIARNKSEHGVVDQNVDLCDYNPDFLLGNQRFAYDIVKCHFEKLKQGLSPDPLRCVICGTAGTGESYLIGCFRSLLRGACCVAAPTGVVAFNVNGRTLHSLLKLPLNFTASNELRGPALQNLQEQLKQCRYVIIDEMSMIGRRPLGMIHQRLCQARPDHATEPFGGMSLVLVGDFGQLPPVGDTPLYVADSKGILSKLGRAMYTELRSR from the coding sequence ATGCCTCGAACAGAAATGCACCCCTGTCACAAACGACATAGAGATGTGACCGACGAAGAGCAGGATTATGCTGAACTAATAGCTAATGTACAGAGGCATACGAAATGCTCAACGGCTTACTGTCTTCGCCGTGATAAACGTAAGAGGACCTCTGCCCTAGCAGGGGACAACGATCATGGCAGTGAAAACGAGTTACAGTGCCGTTTTAAGTTTCCCAAAGTCTTGTCAAGTAAAACACATTTTGAACTACAAGACAAGCAGCCAGAGCTTGTTACGCGGCGAAATGATTCTCGCATTAATGGGCATAACCGGGCTCAATTGACAGGCTGGTGGGCTAATGTTgacatgcaggtgtgtgtCAATGCAGAAATGGTGTCTAAGTACATGACCAAATATGCCAGCAAGAGTGAAGGCATGTCTGAACCTCTAGAAAAGACTTTCGAAGTTATAATAGAGGACTTGAAGGACGATGATCATCCAAAGAAAGCCGTCCAAAAGCTAATGACAAGGTCTGTAGTAGAGCATGACTACTCGGCACAGGAAACGTGCCATCACCTTACGGGTGAGAAGTTAGTAGTATGCAGTAGAACGATTTTACGTGTAAACGTTGATGGTCAGCGTGAAGTCGATGTGCCACAAGATAAACAGGCTACAATTTCAATTGCCATGGACCACTACGTAAACAGGCCAAAAAGTAACGAATTTGAAAATCTCTGCTTTGATGACTTTGTCACGCAGTACGATTTCAAAAGGACGGGGCGTCTTGTCAAACGCAACAAAAAGGCTGTCATTCGTTACGTTCCTGAAGTAAAGGCTGCACTTCCAAATGATTTGGAAAAGTCTGAAACTTACTGCTCTAGGCAGCTGGTAAAATATAAACCTTTTCGGTGCCCAGAAGAACCGACCGCTGATTTTGGTGGTAGTGCAGTTGCTTCGTGGGAAGAATGGCAGGGCTATTGTTCTGACGACCTGACTCGTCGGATTTGTTTTGCTCAGGACGTTGAAAGGGCAACAGATCGCGACGAAGTAGAAATCGACCGTGACAATCTAGCACCCTGCGATGTTGATGAAAATGGTACGTGCAATAATAGATGGCACGCAGTAGAAGACTGGATGGTATTGTGTCAGTTAGATGCTGACTTTTCAGAATCTCAAGAGAACGAACAGGGTTCTGATAGTAATACCGATTGGACAGCATCTGCTGTGAATTTTCCTGATGCCCAGGAAGCCATAACATTTATTGCTCGTAATAAATCTGAACACGGTGTAGTTGATCAGAATGTTGACCTGTGCGACTATAATCCTGATTTCTTACTAGGCAATCAGCGATTTGCATATGACATTGTCAAATGCCATTTCGAAAAACTTAAGCAGGGTCTGTCGCCGGATCCACTTCGATGTGTCATATGTGGAACGGCTGGTACCGGTGAGTCGTATCTTATCGGATGCTTCCGTTCTCTACTCAGAGGCGCATGTTGTGTCGCTGCTCCGACAGGGGTAGTAGCATTTAATGTGAATGGTAGAACATTGCACTCTTTGTTAAAACTGCCTCTCAACTTTACGGCAAGTAATGAATTGCGTGGTCCTGCACTACAGAATCTGCAGGAACAGTTAAAGCAATGTCGTTATGTAATTATAGACGAAATGTCAATGATTGGTCGACGTCCGCTAGGCATGATACATCAGAGGTTGTGCCAGGCACGTCCTGACCATGCTACTGAACCTTTCGGTGGTATGTCCTTGGTACTGGTCGGAGACTTTGGACAGTTGCCTCCGGTGGGAGACACTCCACTCTATGTCGCAGATTCGAAGGGTATTTTGTCGAAATTAGGTAGAGCCATGTACACAGAATTAAGGAGTCGGTAG